The following DNA comes from Haloferax mediterranei ATCC 33500.
GTCGAATGCGAACGTCACCGGGTCGGTCGAGGTACAAAATGTCGTCGCCTCGACCGAGGTTACCCTCGAACTCGACTTAGACCGACTCTCACTAGACATGTCGGGTACGGATTATGACCCAGAAAACTTCCCTGGGCTAGTGTACCGAACGGAAAATCCGAAAGCCGCGTGTCTCGTGTTTCGCTCCGGGAAGATCGTATGTACCGGTGCAGACAGCGTTGAAGACGTGAATACAGCAATTGAGACACTGTTTGACGACCTGGACGACCTCGGTATTCCCGTCCCCGATGACCCGAATACAACTGTCCAGAACATCGTGTCGAGTGCCGACCTCGGAGCGGCGCTCAATTTGAACGCACTTGCTATCGGTCTTGGTCTCGAAGATGTCGAGTACGAACCAGAGCAATTTCCGGGACTCGTGTATCGCCTCGACGACCCGAACGTCGTCGTGCTCATGTTCGGGAGCGGCAAAATCGTGATTACCGGTG
Coding sequences within:
- a CDS encoding TATA-box-binding protein, whose product is MSNANVTGSVEVQNVVASTEVTLELDLDRLSLDMSGTDYDPENFPGLVYRTENPKAACLVFRSGKIVCTGADSVEDVNTAIETLFDDLDDLGIPVPDDPNTTVQNIVSSADLGAALNLNALAIGLGLEDVEYEPEQFPGLVYRLDDPNVVVLMFGSGKIVITGAEAVVDAESALETVDGDVRELGLLG